Proteins from a single region of Chloroflexota bacterium:
- a CDS encoding MarR family transcriptional regulator has translation MADESQLPRRPPAPLRPTRRTASRRAIARIFEADLSAPVVNAGLRTSNPRELSERVAMGRALWRELVIGFASQLGGLRLGFTQLAALYVLADGGVTTVSDLADMLGRSPSATSRLVDGLVRRRLVERRPETEDRRQKTLTLTQRGQALLRVVDRARADQFLSAVRPMPRAERALIAMGVAALATHAISRRGRLVRTPRE, from the coding sequence ATGGCCGACGAATCCCAGCTGCCCCGCCGTCCCCCCGCACCGCTCCGGCCGACCCGGCGGACCGCGTCGCGCCGGGCCATCGCCCGGATCTTCGAGGCTGATCTCTCGGCACCCGTCGTCAACGCCGGTCTGCGGACCTCGAATCCGCGAGAGCTCTCGGAGCGCGTGGCGATGGGCCGTGCCCTCTGGCGCGAGCTCGTCATCGGGTTCGCCTCCCAGCTCGGTGGGCTGCGGCTCGGCTTCACCCAGCTCGCGGCGCTGTACGTCCTCGCCGATGGTGGCGTGACGACCGTCTCCGATCTCGCCGACATGCTCGGCCGGTCACCCTCGGCGACGTCCCGACTCGTCGACGGTCTCGTTCGCCGACGGCTCGTCGAACGTCGGCCGGAGACCGAGGATCGACGCCAGAAGACGCTCACGCTCACGCAGCGTGGACAGGCCCTCCTCCGCGTCGTGGATCGGGCTCGGGCGGACCAGTTCCTCTCCGCGGTGCGGCCGATGCCGCGCGCCGAGCGGGCGCTCATCGCGATGGGCGTCGCGGCGCTCGCGACCCATGCGATCTCGCGCCGAGGCCGCCTCGTCCGGACCCCGCGCGAGTGA